Proteins from a single region of Geothrix sp. PMB-07:
- a CDS encoding transposase, with protein MLPKHQRNLLGTDPTPRSLERHRVLQEADVIGSVTEVCQRAGVTRPTFYLWKKRYAASGMLGLEDCPRKPSPGRPPKVNAAIRSALIEHVRRDPQAGCLSLAKQLTELGVRISSPTVQKYLNRWGLGSQQARKEWVRRGCPLVEASCPLPDPDLPGLVSYESAKSYYFLGIPRRDGGGREILRPSIEEVAQALGVLPAGIQVIADREHWVERRERLLSQIRAFEIEEEIHKTLARLDSTTITAAALGLKKVMDIVRSHSGEVTPLKNLMAAKTLNRCYRVFKRPFGTKLPVLIGPTRSGEFTELENCCSAGSGTRGRGSRLLTCPREIGPARMRLPLSKGGQVAGQTIFRGTDHPSIETA; from the coding sequence ATGCTCCCTAAGCACCAACGCAACCTCCTCGGAACAGATCCCACCCCTCGATCTCTCGAGCGCCACCGCGTGCTTCAGGAGGCAGACGTGATCGGGTCTGTGACGGAGGTCTGTCAGCGTGCTGGAGTTACACGGCCGACCTTCTATCTGTGGAAGAAACGATATGCCGCTTCGGGGATGTTGGGGCTAGAGGATTGTCCTCGCAAGCCATCACCCGGCCGGCCACCAAAAGTCAATGCCGCCATCAGGTCGGCCCTCATCGAGCATGTGAGGAGGGATCCACAGGCGGGCTGCCTGTCGCTGGCGAAACAACTCACCGAATTGGGAGTCAGGATCAGTTCGCCGACCGTCCAGAAATACCTCAACCGATGGGGGCTCGGATCCCAGCAAGCCCGAAAGGAGTGGGTGCGACGGGGGTGCCCACTGGTTGAAGCTTCATGTCCATTGCCGGACCCTGACTTGCCAGGTCTGGTCTCTTATGAAAGCGCCAAGTCCTATTATTTCTTAGGGATCCCAAGACGAGATGGTGGGGGAAGAGAGATCCTCCGTCCCTCCATTGAGGAAGTTGCACAGGCTCTTGGGGTCCTACCGGCAGGCATCCAAGTGATTGCTGACCGAGAACACTGGGTCGAGCGCCGCGAAAGGCTCCTGTCCCAGATCCGAGCATTCGAGATCGAGGAAGAGATTCATAAAACATTGGCCAGGTTGGATTCGACCACCATAACCGCCGCAGCGCTTGGCCTGAAGAAAGTGATGGATATCGTCAGGAGCCATTCAGGAGAGGTCACCCCCCTGAAGAACCTGATGGCGGCCAAAACTCTGAATCGGTGTTATCGGGTATTCAAGCGCCCCTTCGGCACAAAACTCCCTGTGCTCATTGGGCCGACAAGGTCCGGCGAATTCACGGAGCTTGAGAATTGCTGTTCTGCCGGATCCGGCACGAGAGGTAGGGGCAGTCGGTTGTTGACGTGCCCCCGAGAAATAGGTCCAGCGAGAATGAGACTGCCCCTGTCCAAAGGAGGACAAGTTGCAGGCCAAACAATTTTCAGAGGAACAGATCATCCGAGCATTGAAACGGCATGA
- a CDS encoding FAD/NAD(P)-binding oxidoreductase, whose protein sequence is MAERLLVVGAGPAGIAAAVSAAKTGMAVTLVDAQPEPGGQIWRGQWGNPVYPSARFWLAALRSSSVCLRMSRRVVAAPASGWLGLTGPTGAERFGYDKLILATGARDRFLPFPGWTLPGVCGAGGLQALEKGGLDVRGKRIVVGGSGPLLLAVATHLRRRGAHILAVAEQASAASLRGLFPELLRRPRLLLQGLPALSLPLQSGAWVTRAAGKHQLREVHLQTPRGLRVLEADFLAVGYGLVPDLELPRLLGCDTTPNGVCVDEGQRTSVPGVFAAGEPTGIGGVDKALAEGRAAGLWAAGLEAEARLLARDIRKGRAWATALASAFALRPELRRLATPETLLCRCEDVPMGDLLPFTQGRDARLHARCGMGRCQGRICGPAAEFLFGWCPGGPRQPLSPTTFADLVGLLSPPEQP, encoded by the coding sequence GTGGCTGAGCGCCTCCTTGTCGTAGGCGCAGGCCCGGCCGGCATCGCGGCCGCCGTCAGTGCCGCGAAGACCGGCATGGCCGTGACGTTGGTCGATGCCCAGCCTGAACCCGGCGGCCAGATCTGGCGCGGGCAGTGGGGCAACCCCGTGTATCCCTCCGCGCGGTTCTGGCTCGCCGCCCTCCGCAGCAGCAGTGTCTGTCTTCGGATGTCCCGCCGGGTCGTCGCGGCTCCCGCATCCGGTTGGCTCGGCTTGACGGGTCCGACGGGTGCCGAAAGATTCGGCTACGACAAGCTGATTCTGGCCACTGGTGCCCGCGACCGCTTCCTGCCCTTCCCGGGTTGGACCCTGCCGGGCGTCTGCGGGGCCGGTGGCTTGCAGGCCCTGGAGAAGGGAGGGCTCGATGTGCGCGGGAAACGGATCGTCGTGGGTGGCAGCGGCCCTCTGCTCCTGGCTGTGGCCACGCATCTGCGCCGCCGGGGCGCCCACATCCTTGCGGTGGCTGAGCAGGCCTCGGCGGCCTCGCTGCGCGGCCTGTTCCCGGAACTGCTGCGGCGCCCTCGCCTGCTGCTACAGGGGCTCCCGGCCTTGAGCCTGCCTCTGCAATCGGGTGCCTGGGTCACCCGGGCCGCAGGGAAGCATCAGCTCCGGGAGGTTCATCTCCAGACTCCACGAGGTCTCCGGGTCCTAGAGGCCGATTTTCTGGCCGTCGGATATGGGCTGGTTCCCGACCTCGAGCTGCCACGTTTGCTGGGCTGCGACACCACACCCAATGGCGTCTGCGTGGATGAAGGACAGCGAACCTCGGTGCCGGGTGTTTTCGCGGCGGGCGAACCGACAGGCATCGGCGGCGTGGATAAGGCTTTGGCGGAGGGCCGCGCCGCTGGACTCTGGGCCGCCGGTCTTGAAGCAGAGGCCAGGCTGCTGGCGAGGGATATCCGCAAAGGGAGGGCCTGGGCCACCGCCCTCGCCTCGGCCTTCGCCCTTCGCCCCGAACTGCGACGGCTCGCCACTCCCGAGACCCTCCTCTGCCGCTGCGAGGATGTGCCCATGGGCGACCTCCTGCCCTTCACGCAAGGGCGCGATGCCCGCCTGCACGCCCGCTGCGGCATGGGCCGATGCCAGGGACGGATCTGCGGGCCCGCCGCGGAATTCCTCTTCGGCTGGTGCCCAGGCGGCCCCCGCCAACCCCTCTCCCCCACGACCTTCGCCGACCTCGTCGGCCTTCTTTCACCACCGGAGCAACCATGA
- a CDS encoding proline racemase family protein has product MEPATRIHVFDSHTGGEPTRVVLEGGPDLGSGPLSERQTKLQRDHAAWRRALVCEPRASEVLVGALVVPPHVPDCNLGVIFFNNVGVLGMCGHGTMGVVETLRHAGKLQPGRLRIDTPVGVVEAELLEDGSVLVINVPARRCLRQVPLQVPGLGLVHGDVAWGGNGFFLVDDHGLDLRREQLPALMGAASAILQELERQGLSHQVGFEVNHVELTGPAADPANHGRNFVLCPGLEWDRSPCGTGTSAKLACLLDEGKLAEGQIWRQESLIGSVFKGWMARRDGLLLPHIQGRAHMTAEATLILDPSDPFVAGFSRGA; this is encoded by the coding sequence TTGGAACCTGCGACTCGCATCCACGTTTTCGATAGCCATACGGGAGGCGAACCCACCCGTGTGGTCCTGGAGGGTGGCCCCGATCTCGGCTCCGGCCCCCTGAGTGAACGACAAACAAAGCTTCAAAGGGACCACGCGGCCTGGCGTCGGGCCCTGGTTTGCGAACCCCGGGCCTCGGAGGTGCTGGTGGGCGCCCTGGTGGTGCCACCCCATGTGCCGGACTGCAATCTTGGCGTGATCTTCTTCAACAACGTGGGGGTTCTTGGCATGTGCGGCCACGGCACCATGGGGGTGGTGGAGACCCTGCGGCATGCTGGAAAGCTCCAGCCGGGGCGCCTGCGCATCGACACGCCCGTGGGTGTGGTAGAGGCGGAGCTTCTCGAAGATGGAAGCGTCCTGGTGATCAACGTGCCGGCCCGTCGCTGCCTCCGGCAGGTTCCCCTGCAGGTGCCGGGCCTGGGCCTCGTGCACGGTGACGTGGCCTGGGGCGGAAATGGGTTCTTCCTCGTGGATGACCACGGCCTCGACCTGCGGAGGGAACAGCTGCCAGCCCTGATGGGGGCCGCATCGGCGATCCTCCAGGAACTGGAGCGTCAGGGGCTGAGCCACCAGGTGGGCTTCGAGGTCAACCACGTGGAACTCACGGGCCCGGCCGCGGATCCCGCCAACCATGGCCGGAATTTCGTCCTATGTCCTGGGCTGGAGTGGGATCGCAGCCCGTGCGGCACAGGAACCTCTGCCAAGCTCGCCTGCCTCCTGGATGAAGGCAAACTGGCGGAGGGCCAGATCTGGCGCCAGGAGAGCCTCATCGGCTCCGTCTTCAAGGGGTGGATGGCCCGACGGGATGGCCTTTTGCTGCCGCACATCCAGGGACGGGCGCACATGACCGCGGAAGCCACCCTGATCCTCGATCCCAGTGATCCCTTCGTAGCGGGCTTCTCCCGTGGCGCCTGA
- a CDS encoding M61 family metallopeptidase, producing MRVIRRLIWLVLLGSVMAWARDGITYTIRIPNPKDHKAEVNVRIPTEGQEVVDLMMPRWSPGYYALQDLAARVQGLSATGLAGKPMLVEHPAPNRWRVHAGDAREIELFYRLDCPSHFVTTNLVTEHLAILSGPATFITPLPFTNRHYDVWLDLPAGWTQCATGLDAAQDGRPGHFTAPDYDTLLDCPLVAGTFSTHAFKVAGIPHELVDIGAFGTWDGARASEKLVALVKENLQFWGLLPYRKYVFLNVFGPGAGGLEHQNSAMLSSMPPPPGATGADFHWYSYVSHEFFHGYNVKRLRPLELGPFDYEHPPRTAGLWVAEGLTTYYGPVMAVRAGLGTRDDFLAELSGAIRRLQQTPGRLKQTLEQASLDVWEEGGSGVGGDPNKGVSYYVKGPVVGFLLDARIRMASRGKRSLDDLMRLAFHRFSGRHGFTEIQFRAAAEEVAGSNLQDWFRKHLASTVELDYSEALACFGLRFVPPVTPGQPNWALEVDPDASPRQKARLADLLAKHGDDPRWTKRPPLPRFGQMRQIRKAHGTKLSLT from the coding sequence ATGCGCGTCATTCGACGGCTCATCTGGCTTGTTCTGCTCGGCTCGGTCATGGCCTGGGCCCGGGATGGAATCACCTATACGATCCGGATTCCCAATCCGAAGGATCACAAGGCCGAGGTGAATGTCCGCATTCCCACGGAAGGCCAGGAGGTCGTCGATTTGATGATGCCCCGGTGGTCGCCCGGCTACTATGCGCTCCAGGATTTGGCGGCACGGGTGCAGGGTCTCTCCGCCACGGGGTTGGCGGGCAAGCCAATGCTGGTGGAGCATCCAGCCCCGAACCGGTGGCGCGTGCATGCAGGGGATGCCCGCGAGATAGAGTTGTTCTACCGGTTGGATTGCCCCTCCCATTTCGTCACCACAAACCTGGTGACCGAACATTTGGCCATTCTGAGTGGCCCTGCCACCTTCATCACACCGCTCCCCTTTACGAACCGGCACTATGACGTGTGGCTGGATCTTCCCGCAGGGTGGACGCAATGCGCCACGGGTCTGGATGCCGCGCAGGACGGAAGACCCGGCCATTTCACAGCGCCGGACTACGACACCCTGCTCGATTGCCCCTTGGTTGCGGGGACCTTCTCCACGCATGCTTTCAAGGTGGCGGGGATCCCTCATGAGTTGGTGGACATCGGCGCCTTTGGCACGTGGGATGGTGCTCGGGCCAGTGAGAAACTCGTCGCCCTGGTGAAGGAGAACCTTCAGTTTTGGGGATTGCTTCCATATCGAAAATACGTGTTTCTCAATGTCTTCGGTCCCGGCGCCGGGGGATTGGAACATCAGAACTCGGCGATGCTCAGCTCCATGCCGCCGCCCCCTGGCGCGACCGGGGCCGATTTCCACTGGTATTCGTATGTCAGCCATGAATTCTTCCATGGCTACAACGTCAAGCGCCTGCGGCCCCTGGAACTGGGTCCCTTCGACTACGAGCATCCGCCAAGGACCGCGGGGCTCTGGGTGGCCGAGGGACTGACCACGTATTACGGGCCGGTGATGGCTGTCCGCGCAGGGTTGGGAACTCGGGATGACTTCCTCGCAGAGCTCAGTGGCGCGATCCGGCGCCTGCAGCAGACGCCAGGCCGCCTCAAACAGACTCTGGAGCAGGCCTCGCTCGACGTCTGGGAGGAGGGCGGCTCCGGTGTCGGCGGAGATCCGAACAAAGGCGTCAGCTATTATGTGAAGGGGCCAGTGGTGGGCTTCCTGCTCGATGCACGCATCCGGATGGCCAGCAGGGGCAAGCGGAGCCTGGACGATCTCATGCGGCTGGCCTTTCACCGATTCAGCGGGAGGCATGGCTTCACGGAAATCCAGTTTCGCGCCGCCGCTGAGGAAGTGGCGGGTTCAAACCTTCAAGACTGGTTCCGGAAGCACCTGGCATCCACAGTGGAACTGGATTACTCCGAGGCCCTGGCCTGCTTTGGGCTCCGCTTCGTGCCTCCAGTCACTCCAGGTCAACCCAATTGGGCTCTGGAAGTGGATCCGGATGCGAGCCCGCGGCAAAAGGCTCGCTTGGCCGATCTCTTGGCGAAACATGGAGATGACCCAAGATGGACCAAAAGGCCGCCGCTTCCGAGGTTTGGCCAGATGCGTCAAATCCGAAAGGCCCATGGGACAAAACTCTCACTGACCTGA
- a CDS encoding FAD-binding oxidoreductase: MAPDVVIVGGGIVGCACALALAQKGCRVTLLEAEGWGHGATGAAMGHLVILDGSPEELALCRLGQERWKELAPGLGTPLEMDVCGTLWVAADDEEMELVRPRCEAYRAAGIQAELLDAAALRELEPCLASNLAGGMLVPGDAVIYPPAGARLLAEAAAFAGADLQRGHRVVGLERGGLRLEDGTRLPSGCVVLAAGSDSTRLLPDLPLVKRKGHLAITDRRPGFLKHQLVELGYLKSAHASQEDSVAFNLQPRPNGQLLLGSSRQFGDESPDLRPQLFQRMIHRALSYVPGLAEVPVLRTWTGFRPTTPDHRPLIGPWPHHRGVLLACGHEGLGITTAPATAELVVAQVLGLEPPLDPTPYLPSRFAEATHA; this comes from the coding sequence GTGGCGCCTGATGTCGTGATCGTGGGCGGAGGCATCGTGGGCTGCGCCTGTGCGCTGGCCCTCGCGCAAAAAGGTTGCCGCGTGACCCTGCTGGAGGCCGAAGGATGGGGCCATGGCGCCACCGGCGCAGCCATGGGACATCTGGTGATCCTGGACGGCTCACCGGAGGAGCTGGCCCTTTGCCGCCTCGGTCAGGAACGCTGGAAGGAGCTGGCTCCCGGACTGGGAACCCCCCTTGAGATGGACGTTTGCGGCACCCTCTGGGTAGCCGCCGACGATGAAGAGATGGAGCTGGTCCGACCGCGGTGCGAGGCTTACCGGGCGGCTGGGATTCAGGCGGAACTGCTGGATGCGGCTGCGCTCCGCGAACTCGAGCCCTGCCTCGCATCCAACCTGGCCGGAGGCATGCTTGTGCCCGGGGATGCCGTGATCTACCCGCCCGCCGGGGCCCGGCTGCTGGCAGAGGCTGCGGCCTTTGCCGGGGCCGACCTGCAGCGCGGTCATCGCGTGGTGGGTCTCGAACGCGGCGGCCTTCGACTGGAGGATGGCACCCGGCTGCCTTCCGGCTGCGTGGTGCTTGCCGCGGGGAGCGACTCCACGCGCCTGCTGCCCGACCTGCCGCTGGTGAAACGGAAGGGGCACCTGGCCATCACAGACCGCCGTCCCGGCTTCCTAAAGCATCAGTTGGTGGAACTGGGCTACCTGAAATCCGCCCACGCTTCTCAGGAAGACAGTGTGGCTTTCAACCTGCAGCCCCGCCCCAACGGCCAGCTCCTGCTGGGCTCCAGCCGCCAGTTCGGGGATGAATCGCCTGATCTCCGCCCCCAGCTTTTCCAGCGCATGATCCACAGGGCCCTGAGCTATGTTCCCGGCCTGGCGGAAGTGCCCGTGCTGCGAACCTGGACGGGCTTCCGTCCCACAACGCCGGATCACCGTCCCCTGATCGGCCCCTGGCCCCATCACCGGGGCGTGCTCCTCGCCTGTGGCCATGAGGGGTTGGGCATCACCACCGCCCCGGCCACGGCGGAGCTGGTCGTGGCCCAGGTCCTGGGACTGGAGCCGCCCCTTGATCCGACGCCCTACCTGCCCAGCCGCTTTGCGGAGGCGACCCATGCCTAG
- a CDS encoding AraC family transcriptional regulator, with protein sequence MPPFRESSLDALLSQVGSLDFVEALFDRLNQAVFTVKDTAGRYLAMSQSGVERCGLPSKQAAMGKTVFDLWPPEMARRYADQDARLLRTGGPIVDALDLTLYPNRRPGWCLTQKVPIRDHSGSVIALACLSTDLPEPSRTGLIDAPFAAAVDHIHGHFAEGLRLEQLAAMAGLSAVQFERRIRKVFHLSPGQYVMKVRIQAAAEALSDTDLPISAIAVDTGFCDQAALTRQFKQVTGLSPAAYRKWARS encoded by the coding sequence ATGCCACCCTTTCGCGAATCGAGCCTGGATGCCTTGCTGAGCCAGGTGGGGAGCCTCGATTTCGTGGAGGCGCTCTTCGACCGGCTGAACCAGGCTGTCTTCACTGTGAAGGACACCGCAGGGCGCTACTTGGCCATGAGCCAGAGCGGCGTCGAGCGCTGCGGCCTGCCCTCGAAGCAGGCGGCCATGGGAAAGACGGTGTTTGACCTCTGGCCTCCGGAGATGGCCCGGCGCTATGCGGACCAGGATGCGAGGCTGCTGCGGACCGGAGGCCCCATCGTGGATGCGTTGGACCTCACCCTCTATCCGAACCGTCGCCCTGGCTGGTGCCTTACCCAGAAGGTGCCCATCAGAGATCACAGCGGCAGCGTGATCGCCCTGGCCTGCCTCAGCACGGACCTGCCCGAACCTAGCCGGACCGGTCTCATTGATGCCCCTTTCGCGGCGGCGGTGGATCACATCCACGGCCACTTCGCCGAAGGGCTCAGGCTCGAACAGTTGGCGGCCATGGCCGGGCTCTCCGCGGTTCAGTTTGAGCGGCGCATCAGGAAGGTCTTCCACCTCAGCCCCGGCCAGTACGTCATGAAAGTTCGCATCCAGGCTGCGGCAGAGGCCCTGTCGGATACGGACCTTCCGATCTCCGCCATCGCCGTGGACACAGGCTTCTGCGATCAGGCGGCGCTCACTCGCCAGTTCAAGCAGGTCACCGGCTTAAGCCCGGCTGCCTACCGGAAGTGGGCCCGCAGTTGA
- a CDS encoding 2Fe-2S iron-sulfur cluster-binding protein: MPRLWVDGLPVQVAEGARITSALGLPPVACRDLSGAPRGPLCGIGQCFECRLQVDGRDVLACLLVAQEGMQVRRG; the protein is encoded by the coding sequence ATGCCTAGGCTGTGGGTGGATGGCCTGCCCGTTCAAGTGGCCGAAGGAGCTCGAATCACTTCAGCCTTGGGCCTGCCGCCCGTGGCTTGCCGGGATCTCTCCGGCGCCCCCCGAGGGCCTTTGTGCGGCATCGGGCAATGCTTTGAGTGCCGCCTGCAGGTGGATGGACGCGACGTCCTGGCCTGCCTGCTTGTGGCGCAGGAAGGCATGCAGGTGCGCCGTGGCTGA
- a CDS encoding DUF6036 family nucleotidyltransferase has protein sequence MSPVEALFLDLDRAWKGPEGDRITLRVIGSVALMLQSDYARATKDGDVLEIAALSEEVQRRLQKLGGEGTPLAIRHRVYLDIVRSGIPFLPKPAIYHPADDLNAKLKYFYVEILDIVDVVVSKLKRFKANDVADIEAMASRGLVDPKRLLERFRLALDANSMSAMSDDYGRFVANFRQVQRDFLFVDETEFDLPDWAD, from the coding sequence ATGTCGCCCGTTGAAGCTCTTTTCCTGGACCTGGATAGGGCATGGAAGGGCCCCGAGGGGGACCGGATTACTCTCAGGGTCATCGGGTCTGTGGCACTCATGCTTCAGTCGGACTATGCGCGAGCCACGAAGGACGGTGATGTGCTGGAGATCGCCGCCCTTTCTGAGGAAGTCCAGAGGCGATTGCAGAAGCTCGGTGGCGAGGGGACCCCGCTGGCAATTCGACACCGAGTCTATTTGGACATCGTGCGCTCTGGCATTCCGTTCCTGCCGAAACCCGCCATCTACCATCCAGCCGACGACCTGAATGCGAAGCTGAAATACTTCTATGTCGAAATTCTCGATATCGTGGATGTGGTCGTGAGCAAGCTGAAGCGGTTCAAGGCCAACGATGTGGCCGACATCGAGGCGATGGCAAGTCGGGGGCTCGTGGACCCGAAACGGCTACTTGAGCGGTTCCGGCTTGCTCTCGATGCCAACAGCATGAGTGCCATGTCCGACGACTATGGTCGCTTTGTGGCGAACTTCAGACAGGTCCAACGGGATTTTCTCTTTGTGGATGAGACGGAATTCGACCTGCCGGATTGGGCGGACTGA
- a CDS encoding helix-turn-helix domain-containing protein, whose translation MENNKTSKSRKYISDKVAELRKERRLTQSELAKRLGLSQGRYSEIENGKGSFTAEQFLEILRIFNVPASAFVQKKGDVVDELQNALLRLGATHLAPNEGVFPSEDLEKVDQLIREVLVSGDVPRHLAALAPVVVRSSKWLGWTRLWVHLSNVGLEARLGWLAENTLAAVQESLKGDLSRQETLALRSAERSLTDFLSWVESHRHRTLDSYYEDLIGSRNLSEQTKANIRKHSSEISKRWHIISNLQPTDFLEALKAADVAR comes from the coding sequence ATGGAAAACAATAAAACAAGTAAAAGCAGGAAATACATATCGGATAAAGTCGCTGAGCTCCGAAAGGAACGGCGGCTTACCCAGAGCGAGCTGGCGAAGCGTTTAGGCCTCTCACAGGGGCGATATTCCGAGATTGAGAACGGGAAGGGTTCGTTCACCGCGGAGCAGTTCCTGGAGATCCTCAGGATCTTCAATGTCCCGGCCTCTGCCTTCGTGCAGAAGAAGGGCGACGTTGTAGACGAGCTTCAGAACGCATTGCTCCGGCTGGGAGCGACTCATCTCGCCCCGAATGAAGGGGTGTTCCCAAGCGAGGATTTGGAGAAGGTGGATCAGTTGATCCGCGAGGTCTTGGTGAGTGGGGATGTGCCACGGCACCTGGCGGCTCTGGCCCCTGTGGTGGTCCGATCTTCAAAGTGGTTGGGGTGGACCCGGCTGTGGGTACACCTCTCAAATGTCGGCCTAGAGGCCCGTCTGGGCTGGCTGGCCGAAAATACACTCGCTGCGGTGCAGGAGTCGCTAAAGGGGGATCTTTCGCGACAGGAGACCCTGGCGCTTCGAAGTGCGGAGCGTTCACTCACGGATTTTCTGTCCTGGGTTGAGTCGCATCGTCATCGTACCCTCGACAGCTACTACGAGGACCTGATCGGATCTAGGAATCTCAGCGAGCAGACCAAGGCCAACATCAGAAAGCATTCCTCGGAGATCTCCAAGCGATGGCACATCATCTCCAATCTCCAACCGACCGATTTTCTTGAAGCCCTGAAGGCTGCCGATGTCGCCCGTTGA
- the tkt gene encoding transketolase, producing the protein MTNLDKRCIDTIRCLAMDGVQKANSGHPGTPMAQAPAAYALWAKVMKHNPANPKWPDRDRFVLSCGHASMLIYSLLYLAGYGLELDDLKAFRQWDSKTPGHPEFGHTVGIETTTGPLGQGIGNAVGMAIAERWLADRFNRPGHDVVNHRTFAFAGDGCLMEGVAYEAASLAGHLGLEKLTVLWDNNRITIEGRTDLAWSENVPARFEAMGWRVLKVADGEDVEALVKAFQEPACGRPTLIDCTTVIGFPAPSKKDTHHAHGAPLGDGEIRATKTILGFDPEIQFPVPAEALAHWRGQCGPRGAEAESDWEARFEAYRKAFPELAAEYEAFLNGELPTQWQKALPSFSTNDAIATREASGKVLNALAAAIPNLIGGSADLAPSNNTHLKDGGDFGPRESGRNFHFGIREHAMGAVLNGMSLHGGVKAFGATFFIFCDYMRPTARLASLMKIPVTYVWTHDSIGVGEDGPTHQPIEQMMSMRLIPGFTMIRPADANETAQAWAIAMSKGDGPVGLALTRQKLPTLDAERAKGAAKGAYVLEEASAAPRVLLLASGSEVHLAVQARKVLEAEGVPTRVVSMPCWELFEAQSPAYKAEVLPDAVTARVSIEAGVTTGWQRYTGNRGACIGLDHFGASAPADILFEQFGLTVNQVVQVAKTVLG; encoded by the coding sequence ATGACCAACCTCGACAAACGCTGCATCGACACGATCCGCTGCCTCGCCATGGATGGCGTGCAGAAGGCGAACAGCGGCCATCCCGGCACACCCATGGCCCAGGCGCCTGCGGCCTATGCCCTGTGGGCAAAGGTCATGAAGCACAACCCCGCCAACCCCAAGTGGCCCGATCGTGATCGCTTCGTACTGTCCTGCGGCCATGCCTCCATGCTCATCTACAGCCTGCTCTACCTCGCGGGCTATGGACTGGAGCTGGATGATCTGAAAGCCTTCCGCCAGTGGGACTCCAAGACTCCCGGCCATCCGGAGTTCGGCCACACCGTGGGCATCGAAACCACCACCGGTCCCCTGGGTCAGGGCATCGGCAACGCGGTGGGCATGGCCATCGCCGAACGCTGGCTGGCCGACCGCTTCAACCGCCCCGGCCATGATGTCGTGAACCATCGCACCTTCGCCTTTGCCGGCGACGGTTGCCTGATGGAAGGCGTTGCCTACGAGGCCGCCAGCCTTGCGGGGCATCTGGGCCTCGAAAAGCTCACTGTGCTTTGGGACAACAACCGGATCACCATCGAGGGCCGCACAGACTTGGCCTGGAGCGAAAACGTTCCCGCTCGCTTCGAAGCCATGGGCTGGCGGGTGCTGAAAGTGGCTGACGGCGAAGATGTGGAGGCACTGGTGAAGGCCTTCCAGGAACCCGCCTGCGGCCGACCAACCCTCATCGATTGCACCACAGTCATCGGGTTCCCCGCCCCCAGCAAGAAGGACACTCACCACGCTCACGGCGCTCCGTTGGGGGATGGGGAAATCCGCGCCACCAAGACGATTCTGGGCTTCGATCCCGAGATTCAGTTCCCTGTTCCAGCCGAGGCCCTCGCCCATTGGCGCGGCCAGTGCGGCCCCCGGGGCGCCGAGGCCGAAAGCGATTGGGAAGCCCGCTTCGAGGCCTACCGGAAAGCCTTCCCGGAGCTTGCCGCCGAGTATGAGGCGTTCCTGAATGGAGAGCTGCCTACGCAGTGGCAGAAGGCCCTGCCCAGCTTCTCCACAAACGACGCCATTGCCACGCGCGAGGCCAGTGGCAAGGTCCTCAATGCACTGGCGGCGGCCATCCCCAATCTCATCGGCGGCAGCGCCGATCTGGCCCCCTCCAACAACACGCACCTGAAGGACGGCGGCGATTTCGGCCCGCGAGAGAGCGGGCGGAACTTCCACTTCGGCATTCGCGAACACGCCATGGGCGCAGTGCTGAATGGCATGAGCCTCCACGGCGGCGTGAAGGCCTTCGGTGCCACCTTCTTCATCTTCTGCGACTATATGCGCCCCACCGCACGCTTGGCCTCGCTCATGAAGATCCCGGTCACCTACGTGTGGACGCATGATTCCATCGGGGTGGGCGAAGATGGCCCTACCCATCAGCCCATTGAACAAATGATGAGCATGCGCCTCATCCCGGGCTTCACCATGATTCGTCCCGCCGATGCCAACGAGACAGCCCAGGCCTGGGCCATTGCGATGTCGAAAGGCGATGGCCCCGTGGGGCTGGCGCTCACCCGCCAGAAACTGCCCACATTGGATGCGGAAAGGGCCAAGGGCGCTGCCAAGGGCGCCTATGTTCTGGAGGAGGCCAGCGCCGCTCCCCGGGTCCTGCTCCTGGCCTCGGGTTCGGAAGTCCACTTGGCGGTTCAAGCTCGCAAGGTTCTTGAAGCGGAGGGTGTGCCCACCCGGGTGGTGTCCATGCCCTGCTGGGAACTGTTCGAAGCCCAGAGCCCCGCATACAAGGCAGAGGTGCTTCCGGATGCTGTCACTGCGAGGGTTTCCATCGAGGCGGGCGTCACCACCGGATGGCAGAGGTACACCGGAAACAGGGGCGCCTGCATTGGCCTGGACCATTTCGGAGCCAGCGCCCCGGCAGACATCCTCTTCGAGCAGTTCGGCCTCACGGTGAACCAGGTGGTGCAGGTCGCAAAGACTGTGCTCGGCTGA